The genomic stretch CACAACCGAGTGACACCAGCCAACACGAGGCCTCATTATCAGAGGGGACAGGGGCAGTTGGTCGCTGTTCCTAAAAACCATGATGGCTCCGGAGAGATGTCACCCAGGGATATGCCAGCAGGCTGGAGAGCCCAAGCTGGCCCCTGGACCCCTCCTGCTTGCCCATGTCCCAGGTCCTCTCCCAGACCCAGGGATatgggaagggcaggaggctgGGCAGGGGACACCTGGCTGTCCCAGtcccaggcaggggctgctgcaCCCCACATCACGCTGGGTCACCAGCCCAAGCTGAGCCAGCAGAGATCTCCTCTTGCTGGCAGTCCCGAGCCCCCTGTGCAAGGGCCCAACTTCATGACAGCTTCCAGGCAGAGAGAAACTAAGCGGTTCAAGGAGCTATGTGGAGCCTGATCCCTGCAGATTGCAGGGCGCGAGATCTTGTGGGCACCATAAGCCGGGGAGCTATTATCTTCCCCAGGCTCCAGGCGCAGGGCTGGGTGGCTCAGAGGATTGATAGCAAAAAACAAAGCCTCTTATATGTATGCCAGCTCAACTCCTGCCCACGTCAGCGGGGATCAAATATGCACCCCTGGGTATTTACCACAGTAGCAGTGCTGGATCCAGGTGCCCCAGTAGCAGGCAAACGCTTTCTCCTCCACTTGCCTCATCTAGTCCCTGCTCTTTACCTGCATCTCAGGGGAGTGGGAGAGCAGGGGTACGTAGCTCTGTCTTTCATCTGGGCCAAAGGACAGCTTGGGCATGGCTttggcaggctgtccccaaaGGTACTACCTCTAATCTGCCTTGCTGGTGCCACAGCAGAGATGCTTCTCCTGCCAATACATCCCGACAGCTGCGGGAACCCCAAGCTCTCAGCCAAGGCTGGCAGCAGTGAGGGACGGGGGGACACAGGGTTACAGAGTCAGGATGGGGTCTCGCaaaccagccctgcagaagaTCTTGGCTGCAAgaccccagctcctgctcacCATCTTCTGAACCCCAGCGCTGCAGGTCTCCGCACAGCAGATCAGCCAGAGCTCACCGCACTGGCCGGGGATGCTGGGTCTAAATCCATGGTGGATTTTGGTGGGGGATGGACATTGCTCAAACAGCACAAGGAAGAGGCCAAGTCAGAGTCGTCCCCACACAGACAGGGAACATGCACTAAAAATATCTCCTCCGCTCTTCCTCTGCCCGGCCTGGAGAATTGAAGGAACCATGACTAAGGCTCCCCCGGGCACAGGCACACGCCAGCAACTCACATGCAGGAGGGAGCTCCCAGCTCTCGGATGTATTTGCATTCGCCGTGAATACAGAAATCCTTGTACTTCCGCAGGCATGGgtctctcttcttccccaggcctttgccttttcttcttttattcccGTTCCCTTTTTTCTTGGGAGTAACCAGGCCTTGAGGCTTTGACAGGAAAGCAACTGGAAAACAAtttgggaaggagaaaacagtGGTCAGATCATCTCCATGCATCAGCCaaagagaaggcagagctgcaaaccccaggctgctgcagccagctcagccctggcacTCAGCAGCCTTTTGTGCAGCAATCTGCCCCCGAGCAGAGggggtttttcctttttttttttttcccagcttctcACAAATATCACGTCCTTTCCAATTCATAAGAACAATTctcaaggaaagaaagggatcagggtgtgtgtggggggaaacAGAGCTTTACGCATCTCAAATGTTGCTATTATATGTACCAGTTTCCACTGAACACAGAAAATTGCTAATTGCCCCTTTATCAGGCTTCTATTTCCCTAATGAGCATGGTCTTTTGTAAGACCCTATTCATGGCTCTGAGGGACTCTCCTTCCTGTGGGTACAAGGATGCCTTGCGCACCCGGAGCAGGATTAAGAGAGCAAGCCTGgcttaatttttggttttgcagagcCAAAGAGATGGCAAGGGCAGCGTTCCCATGAATTACAAAGGTATGTTTTAATTGTGGTGCAGGGACCAGTGGCTTTTGGTGCAAGGCCAGCTCCTTGCTGGGTTAGTGGGAACCAGAGCAGTGAGCTCCTTGCCTGGACAGGGACCGAAACCAGCAACATTACTGGAATAGTTTTAATAGTTTTAATGTGcagatgccaaaaaaaaaatcagcctccAGCTTGATCTCGCAAGGTGCTGAGATGCTAGAGAATGCTCACTGCTCCAAGAGGGACTTTTCAGCTCCCCTCAAAACCACGGTGCTTAATAATTCCAGCAAGCCTGGGGAAATATGAACTAAGCCCTACGCTGCTCGGGGATGAGAGGGCAGCCGAGTCCAACCTGGCGAGTTGTAACCTGCCCAATTCCTTCTCAGCCACTTCCTGACGTACCCGGCGCCTCTCGTGCTGCGGCACACCGGCTGCACACCTAGCAGAGTTATGTCGCTATTTCAACATCCTTGACAATAAGCCTGGAGAAAACTGATACTCCAGGAAACTCTGCGGCTTGGAGAAACCCCCAGATCCGGGTGAGGCCTggggctctgccctgggctggcagcGGAGGCTGTCCCTTCCCCTGCTGGTTATCTCCCggctgcagccagcagacaCACAGTGCTGCTGACCCCCCCAAGCCACCTCCACTGTTAccacccctcctccccagggctCTGTCCCTTAGAACAGCCAGAGAAGATTTGGAAGATCTTGCTGGTAGGAAAACTGGTCCAGCCCTGGtgggctgggggatgctgctgctctcccccaGCTCAGGCACCCTGGGTGCTGCGGCACAGAGGAAGGTGCCTTCAACacaaaagacagatttttctgaCCGTAGCTCAGCTCGAGGCATCGAGAAAGTGCTCCGAGAGGCTGCAGCCTCAGTAACCAAATATCCCCCATCCTCTCAGCCTGTCCTGCAGACAAGGGTCAGCCCACGCCTGCCAGATCGCTTGCTTTAGGACCCAGTCCCCTCCTCAGGGGGATGTGCACAGAGGAGCAGGCTGGAGCATCTCCCTCCCAGCAGGAAGGGTAACAGTGTTTCACGGGGGCCACGACCCCTTGGATGCAAGGGGGTCAGGCCggttttgcaggttttttgtcACAGTCTGATAGCACAGCCGGAAAGCGAGGAAAAacaagggggggaaaaaaaggggtaTGGACCGTACGGGGCAGAGCGCGCCGCTCCCGATCTCAGCACGTCACACGTGCAAGGCACAGGTACAGGTCACCCTTCCTCAGCCTGCGGTGGGGcctccccgtcccacccccacGAGAGTCCCCGGGACACTCTCGGGTCCCGAGCCGGGGGAGAGGAGCCAAGCACGAGTGCCCAGCGAGCCTAACAGAGCGGCAGTGTCCCCAACGCCCCCGTAGCGGGGACCGCCGGCTGACTAACCCTGCCTAGGTATGAGGAGCAGCCGTGTGTAGGCGGCGGGTGAGTCACGGCCATCCCCTCGCCGGCGGCCACCGCCTGGAAGGCGGCACGGGCCCACCGGCCGGGGCTGCGCACCTGCGGGCAGGGGCTGCCGCGGCCCCCAGAGGGGCTCTGCCCTGCGGCTGGCCAAGGAGTCGGGGGCCCGGGAGCCCTGCGGACCCCCGAGCCAGGGACTTCAGGGACACAGCCAGCCGCTGGCGCAAGGCGACGGGCTGCCAGAGCCCGGCTGCTCCGCGCTGCTGCGCCGcgggccggccccgggggcTCCCCCGCAGCTCCCTCCGACGCGGAGCCGGAGCTGCTGCCGGGGCAGCCGCGGGgctgagccgagccgagcccggcccggtccctccgctcccctcccccgccacGCCGGGCCCAACCGCCCCCAGCCCGCCCCGCCGGACCGCCCCGGTACCCGCAGCCGCCCCAAGCgccccggcggcggctccgcccgCCCGTACCTCTCGGCAGCTCGCTGAGGTCGTCCCCCGAGGCCGCTCCGCCGCCCTCCTTCTCCGGGCTGCCGCCGAGCAGCGCGGCCGTGGCCGGGACCGgcgcccctccgccgccgccgccgcccttgTGCAGCACCTCGTTGTGCAGCTCGTCCCGGCccagcccgcccgccgccgccgagcaCACTGCGGGGAGGGGGCACGGTCAGGCGAGGCGGGCCGACCCTGCCCGAGACGCCCCACGCGTGCCCGGGACCGGAGCCGCGTTGCCCGTGCCCGGGACCCCCCACGCGTGCTCGGGACGGAGGCCGATTTCCCCGTCCGCCCCCACCCGTGCCCCCGTGCCCGGGGCCGCGTCGCCCGTGCCCGGGACCTCCCACCCGGGACCGGGGGCCGCGCCCGCCTCGCCCGGGAGCCCCCACGCGTGGCTGGCGCTGAGCCCGCGCTGCCCGCGCCCGGGACCCTCCCCACGCGTGTCCGTACCCGCCGCCAGCAGCGCGTGGATCAGCACCGCCCGCCCGTCCATGACCCGCGGGCACCCGCGTCCCAGCCGCTGCCCGAGCCCCGCTCCGGTCCGCTCGGCCCCGCACCGGCAACCGCTCTCCGGGCGacgcggccccgcggcgggtagaaggcggcggggcggggccgcccggccgtCCCGCCCCCGGGAAGGGCTTccccggccgccgcggggcccggggggggggagggaccccccggccTCATCAGCCCCCGCCGCACCGGTAGCACCCCCCTGTCCGCAGCCCGGGGCGCCCGGCGCTGGGCTGCGTGGCGGGGGGCCCGGGGGAGCTGATGTCCCCTTAAGGGCTGCGCTGACGCTGGGGAGGCGAGGAGATGGCTCAGGGACAGTAGACGGGAAACTTGATTGACTGGCCTCAGGCGAGGGAAGAAGAGGGGCCATCACGGTGGGCACCCTGGTACGCCGCCACAGGGCATCCACCGGCCGCTGGGAGCAGTGCCAGCGGCGGCCCGGGGGGGTTTAGGAGGAGCACCCCACAAGAAGAGCGTCGGGCAAGAGGCAGGACCTCACGGTGCAGAGCTAAACCTCCTCCTGGCCTTGCTGATGGGGTGGCACCCCGACAAGGGACACACTTCCAGCCATGTGCCACCCTACACTGGCGATGGGAGAGGGCTGGCAGTGGCAGACCGAGATGGTGGCAGAGACCCTTTTTGTCCAAGAGGCCACCTTCATGCCCCAACGGACAGCCCGAGCGGTTCGGTCACAGCTTCATCTCGCAATCCTCTCCTAGTCAGCCGCTGTCCTTGTCTCCTCCATCCCAGTCCGTGGCCATTGCATTTGGGGGTGCCAGCGCTTCTCTGTCCCTCTCATCGCGCTGGTGACCTCTTGTTGTGTTTGGCCTCGTCCTCAGCCCAGGTGACAGCCCAGAAAACACTGCTGACGCCAGTGCCAGGCGAGTGCAGCGTTTTGTCCCAGCTCACGTTCAGGTTGGCTGCGGGCCCTTGCCAGTTCCTCGAGGACCCGAGCCCCCAGCCTCGCTGCCGGTTTGGGTTCAGCAAGGTGTGATTAAATATTCCTGCCATTGTTGTCGGCATCTCCAAGGAATACCACCGGATTTGgcaacccacccaccccccccccgccctccttCTTGCTCAGACTTGACTTTTGCAATTGTTTGCTGGATGTTTTTCCTTCCGCCTCCTCCGGCCATCAGCAGCCAAAAGACTTTGGCAGCAGACTGAGGCGGGTCAGAGGCTGCATCCCTGGGGAGCCCTGCACAGTGGCTCCCCAGTAGGTCCCATGGGGGTAGGATTTTCCCCCCTGCCAGTTCCCTGCCGTGTCCCCGAGGCCAGGTGTGCACCGGCAGCATGTGCGGGCAGCGTTTGCTGACTGACCTGGCACCTCGGGAGAGGGAGGCACCGGCTCACGTCAGCTGCCAGGGAGGCTGTTGGCACAGAGGGCTGGCAGTGGGCAAGGGTGGGGGGTTGCAGGCTGCCGatcctgcctgcctccctgcctctgcctcccactgcttcctgctgcctgtctccctgcctctgcctccctgccttctgctgcctgttcccctctgcctgcctctgcctcccttGGGTCTGCCTCCCACAGCCTCTGCAGCCATCTCCTGCCCACCTCCTGCAGCcatccacagcctccctgctggCACCCCATTGCCAGCCGTGCACCAtcccaggctggggcagccACCACCAGAGGGGGGGGTGAACCCCCAGGAAGGTTTGGGTGCCCCGGGGCCTCTCCAGCTCCCCTCATCCGTGGGTCCTGCTGCCTGGGGGGGTCTCCCCATGGTCCCCACCTTGGCCAAGGGCACCCCACACACACAGCGGCACCTGCCTTGGGCACACACTGGTATTGCAGAGCAAACAGCCTGGCAGGCACAGGGAGCGTggctgggggggcacggggagcATGGCTGGGGATGCGAAGGCTGAGGAAGAGGCGGATGCCAGGATCTAGCCCCATGGGCAGCGTTGTTCCCCCAGGAGGTTGGCCCTGGGGAGCACTGTAACAGCACTGTGGGGACAGGAGGATGGGGTGCAGGGTAGGGCtggggcacagggcagcccaCCAAGGCCACCGCCAAGTCCCCAGGCCTCCACATGGGTGAGGGGGACTGGGGTGAGGGGGACTGGGGTGGGGGAACCCATGGCAGCCCTGAAGCTGGGGGAGGGCAGGCATGGCAGAGCCAAGGGACAGCTGGCCAGATAGCCCCCCACACACACTATCTGACCCCCACCCACTGCCTGCCCCCCTCCTGTGTGACCCCCTGCCATGCCATGCGATCCCCCCCACACCATGTCAGCCCCCCACCATGTGTTCCCCCCATGCCATGTGACCCCCCCACGCATGCAACCCCAAGAGCTGTGTGatccccacacacaccccacgTGCACCCCTGGAATCACAGCCCAGCAAAGCAGGATCTCCACATTGACTTCAGCCCCAACTGCTTCCCGggtttcccccccccatcctctccccaccccacccctcttctggaggagctgggggtcTCCAAGGAGCCAGGGGTGGCCTAAGCCGAACCTGGTACCGCATGGCCAGGGGATGCCTCAGCACCCGGGGTGCCCTGGCATACCTTTGCCCCCACCATGCCGCAGGCTGCTGCCTTCaaccctcctgcctgcactAAAGGGGGGCAGGATGAGGCAGGCCCCATTGggcagctgctggtgctggagtGAAGCTGGTTGTGGGGCTGGAAGGAGGCCTGGGAGTCAGCTATGGGGCAAGGGATGGGCACGGGTGAGGTTTGGTTGTACTTTGGGATAGTGAGGTTGATGAGGatgggtgtccccccccagcctaTGTGCTGCAAGGCAGGTACCAGCACCCCAGAGACCGGTGCGCGCCCACCCACACCCGGCTGAAACGTGACTTCAGCTGCGGTGGTGCCTGGCCCCGTGCCCGCTCCTGGGGCTGAATCCTGCCCGGGGCCAGCGGGTTGCAGCACAAACCCGCCTGTGCTGGCCGGGTGTTTGTGTTGCCTGCCGCCGTGTTTGCACTGCACACAACCCGGCTGTTTGTTTGCATGGAGCCAAGGGAGCCGGGCCCAGTGATGGCGGCGGTGGGCACGCCACAGGCAGAGCAAGCACGGGGCGCTGCTCTCCGCCCGCAGCACTGTGCTGGTTGTGCCATCTCCCCAAGCCTGGCAGGGTGACGCGGCTGTGCCCgcatccttcctccctccatACGCTGCAACATCCGCTCACCTGCTGCAGCTCATGTAGACACCCTCCGCACACCAGGATGGCTGCAGCCCTGATGCGCTCCTGGCCCTTGCCGTGACTCCCACCGCTGGCAGCATCCTCTTGCCCCACTCTGGATTTCCTCAGTGGTGACACATCCTTCCCCAGAGcatgtccccacatcccttTTCTCAGGAAGAGCTGCCACGAGGCCGTGCCACCCCTTCTGCAGTGGGCACAGGCACACTGGCACAGGCACCAACACTACCACTGGCTGTCTGGGGTTGGCCTTGCCACCCCCTTGCCAAAACACTGTGGGGTGCAGGAGGGCTTGGGGACACGCTGCTCCCCCGAGAGCACCGGTGCAGCTTTGTCCACACGGGTCACTGGAAGGAGGCAGGGGGGTCCCCTGGTCTGTGGTGGGCAGCTGTGTGTAGCAGGAGCTGGCCACGCTGGGACCCAcagggctggccctgctgttTTGAGATCATTGTTTTGGGCTTGGCTCCCGTGTATTGGTTTGTGGCCAGTTTAAACTGGTTCACAGCTTTTATAAGGTGTGGGATGAGTGGGAACCTGTGAGTgccggcagctccagaggggACCCCACGCCTGTGACTGCCAGTGCTGGTGACCATGCGAGCCCACATGCCTGGGGCAGCCAGCATGGCTCTCCAGGCAGCAGACACCCTCTCACAGCCCAGACCGGAGGGGAGCAACACTGAAGCTCCCTACCAGGCTTTCGGCCACAGCATCTTCCCCTCCAGCATGGCCCCAGCAGCCGAGCGAGCCGGTGccgctctgcagcaggaggaatgGGGGGGTGCCACCTGCCCGCTGCTTTTCATCCAGCTCAACCAGCTACTCAGCACCCCGGCAGGGATGGAGTGGAGAGAGATGGCCAGGTAGGCACACCTGCAATGGCCAAACTGCCTGGCAACACTTTGGGAAGCCCAAGCCCAGCTCTGATGGAGCCCACAGCATCTCCTAAGGCTGGTGGTTCCTCAACCTCAGCCCCAAAGCAGGGCTGCTCGCTGCCGGTGCCTGCAGTGCTTCTGCCTGGCTTAGAGTGGCTCGTTTCATGGGAGAGAGCAGAATGTCAGGCAGGGCGCAAGCAGTGACCCTGCACGGGCACAGCACCCTtgcttctgctcctgcctctgcGGCCTCACCGAGGCTCcagtggctgtgctggggctgggatggtGCTTTGATGCTTTCGCCCCGCAGGCGACTGGGGGGTAAGTCAGCACAGGCTTGTCTGGGGATGATGGGGCCCAACGGAGAGGAGCTGGGGCCAGCTGGGTGCTGGTGTGGGGCAGGAGCATGGCTGGGATGTCCCCATGCCCCACACCGCCCCTCCACGGCTTGGCAGGGGCACAGTGACATGGGCCACAGGGGCCTGGGGGCAGCAATAGGTCTGCCCCCAGGGTCGGAGGGTCTGGGAGGGGCAAAGCCAGCAGGCTGTGGCTGTGACggctctccccagcacccagccctctTCTCCCTGGCATGGCTGCTCATCAGCAGGAGCCTGCTATGCTGGGGCATGCTCTTCCCGTGCAGCACGCCGAGCCACCCCgcagcagcgtgcccacccatGGGGACAAAGGGAAGCTCTGTCTGCTCCCggcattaaaatatttggcaGGGCCTGAGCATGGCAAACAGCTCAAGACACTCCTGTTTTGACTCTGGCATGCGCTGCCAACGGCAGGGCAACCCCCAgtgccagcacagcctggggaCGGGTGGGTtgggagcagccctgccgagaaggacttggggatactggtgggtGACAGATGGGacatgagccggcaatgtgcgctcgcagcccagaaagccaaccgtctcctgggctgcatcacaggcagcgtggccagcagggcAACAGAGGGGATTgtccccctctgctccgctctccTGAGACTCCCCTGGGGcactgcctccagctctggggtccccagcacaagacagaCACTGATCTGTGAGAGCGGGGCCAGAGGAGGCCACCGAAATGGTCCGAGGGCTGGAACAGCTCTGCTAtggagagaggctgagagagttggggttgttcagcctggagaagagaaggttctgGGGAGACCTTCTTACAGCCTTTCAatacctaaagggggcttataagaaag from Buteo buteo chromosome 24, bButBut1.hap1.1, whole genome shotgun sequence encodes the following:
- the HBEGF gene encoding proheparin-binding EGF-like growth factor: MDGRAVLIHALLAAVCSAAAGGLGRDELHNEVLHKGGGGGGGAPVPATAALLGGSPEKEGGGAASGDDLSELPRVAFLSKPQGLVTPKKKGNGNKRRKGKGLGKKRDPCLRKYKDFCIHGECKYIRELGAPSCICQPGYHGERCHGLSLPVEHPPSTYDHTTALAVVAVVLSSLCLVIIAALLMLRCHKRGVYDVENEEKIKLGITVNH